Within Gemmatimonadales bacterium, the genomic segment CCAGCCAGCATCTCGTAGAGCACGCAGGCCAGGCTGTACATGTCACTTCGCCCGTCCACGTCCCGCTGTCCCGTCGACTGCTCGGGGGCTTATGTAGGCCGGCGTGCCGAGCGCGAGCCCCGTCTCGGTGAGCCGCTCCGCGCCGGCTGCGTCCACCGCTCGCGCGATCCCGAAATCGCGACGATGGCCCGGCCTCCCTTGAGGAGAATGTTCTCGGGTTTGATGTCCCGATGAACGACCCCGTGCGTGTGGGCATGGGCCAGCGCCTCGACCACATCCTTGGTGATGTGGAGCGCCTCCTCCACCGGCAGCTGCTTCTCCCGCACGAGCCGCTGGCGCAAGGACTCGCCCTCGACGAAGGGTGTACCAGAGCCGGCCAAAGCTCTCACCCGAGTCAAAGACCGGCAGGATGTGGGGGTGCTGCAGGCGCGAGGTGACCCGGATTTCCTGCAGAAACCGGGACGGCCCGACCGTGGCGGCCAGCTCGGCGTGGAGGACCTTCAGCGCGACCGGTCGCTCGTGCTTGAGGTCGCGGGCGAGATACACGGTGGCCATGCCGCCCCGGCCGAGCTCACGCTCGATCGCGTAGCGGTCCGCGAACGTAGCCTGGAGAAGCGCGAGCGGGTCGGCCACAGCCCGAAGTCCTGGGGGGGGC encodes:
- a CDS encoding protein kinase, whose translation is MRALAGSGTPFVEGESLRQRLVREKQLPVEEALHITKDVVEALAHAHTHGVVHRDIKPENILLKGGRAIVAISGSRERWTQPARSGSPRRGSRSARRPT